One Setaria italica strain Yugu1 chromosome II, Setaria_italica_v2.0, whole genome shotgun sequence DNA segment encodes these proteins:
- the LOC101777785 gene encoding protein TIFY 10c has protein sequence MGAEKQEEQGADTGMAGRATPAREKSSFAVTCSLLSQYLKDKKGGLQGLGGLGMAPPPPDAAGAFRPPTTMNLLSALDAPAAEEPNDAAKATTEEAKEHDQQTGENPREEEAQQLTIFYGGKVVVFDKFPSTKVKDLLQIVNAGGDRAGDTAAPQPSQNSLSDMPIARRNSLHRFLEKRKGRITAKAPYQVNSPVGVDASKQATGEKKSWLGLGQEVAVKQEI, from the exons ATGGGAGCGGAAAagcaggaggagcagggcgCCGACACCGGCATGGCCGGACGTGCGACGCCGGCGAGGGAGAAGTCCAGCTTCGCTGTCACGTGCAGCCTGCTGAGCCAGTACCTCAAGGACAAGAAGGGCGGGCTGCAGGGCCTTGGCGGCCTcggcatggcgccgccgccgccggacgcagCTG GAGCGTTCCGGCCGCCGACCACCATGAACTTGCTGTCGGCgctcgacgcgccggcggccgaggagCCAAACGACGCGGCGAAGGCCACGACGGAGGAGGCGAAAGAGCATGATCAACAGACCGGCGAAAACCCAag ggaggaggaggcgcaacAGCTGACAATCTTCTACGGGGGAAAAGTGGTCGTCTTTGACAAGTTCCCCTCTACCAAGGTCAAGGACTTGCTGCAGATCGtgaacgccggcggcgacagggcCGGCGACACCGCTGCACCACAGCCTTCACAGAACAGTCTCTCTG ACATGCCGATTGCGAGGAGGAATTCACTCCATAGGTTCCTTGAGAAGAGAAAGGGCAG GATAACTGCAAAGGCGCCATACCAAGTCAACAGCCCTGTTGGTGTCGATGCGTCCAAGCAAGCGACTGGAGAGAAGAAATCTTGGCTGGGGCTGGGCCAAGAAGTGGCAGTGAAGCAGGAGATCTGA